The proteins below are encoded in one region of Chrysemys picta bellii isolate R12L10 chromosome 4, ASM1138683v2, whole genome shotgun sequence:
- the LOC135983408 gene encoding uncharacterized protein LOC135983408: MQSSPAVMAVQSQNRKRAPAWTDREVLDLIAVWGDESVLSELRSKKLNAKIYEKISKDMSERGYSRDAMQCRVKIKELRQGYQKTKEANGRSGSHPQTSRFYEALHSILGAAATTTPPLTVDSEDGILSTAGSSDMLADGEDEEGDEEDEAVDSAYNADFPDSQDLFITLTEIPYQPSPAVNPDTESGEGSATTSATVSQPSLSSHSQRLAQIRCRKKRTREDMFSELMACSRAQAAQQTQWRENLSQMHQANMDRDERWRQEDQQATQTLLGLLREQTDTLRRLVDVLQERRQEDRAPLQSICNRPPPPPSPIPSSPKVQRRRGGRVRANSHSTPAESSSSRRLSFPKI, translated from the exons atgcagagctctccagcagtgatggccgtgcaatctcagaatagaaagagggccccagcatggactgatcgggaagtcttggatctgatcgctgtgtggggcgatgagtccgtgctttccgagctgcgctccaagaaactgaatgcaaagatctacgagaagatctctaaagacatgtcagagagaggatacagccgggatgcaatgcagtgccgcgtgaaaatcaaggagctgagacaaggctaccagaagaccaaagaggcaaacggacgctccggatcccatccccagacatcccgtttctacgaggcactgcattccatcctaggtgcggccgccaccactaccccaccactgaccgtggactctgaggatgggatattgtccacggccggttcctcggacatgttagcggacggggaagatgaggaaggagatgaggaggacgaggcagtcgacagcgcttacaatgctgatttccccgacagccaggatctcttcatcacccttacagagatcccctaccaaccgtccccagccgttaacccggacacagaatctggggaaggatcagcca ccacatctgcgactgtctcacaacctagcctgtcatcacactcccagaggctagcgcagattaggtgtaggaagaagaggacacgggaggacatgttctcggagcttatggcctgctcccgagcccaggcagcacagcagacccagtggcgggagaacttgtcccaaatgcaccaagcaaacatggatcgggacgagaggtggcggcaggaagaccagcaggcgactcaaacgctgcttggactactgagggagcaaacggacacgctccggcgccttgtggatgttctgcaggaacggaggcaggaggacagagccccgctgcagtctatctgtaaccgccctcccccgccaccaagtcccataccctcCTCAccgaaagtgcaaagaaggaggggcggcagagtccgtgctaactctcactccacccctgcagagagctctagtagtagaaggctctcattccccaaaatttga